One region of Streptomyces sp. CG4 genomic DNA includes:
- a CDS encoding TrkA family potassium uptake protein gives MHIVIMGCGRVGSALAQTLEQQGHTVAVIDQDPTAFRRLGPGFGGRRVTGVGFDQDTLREAGIEEAGAFAAVSSGDNSNIISARVAREMFGVENVAARIYDPRRAEVYQRLGIPTVATVRWTADQMLRRLLPSGAEPLWRDPTGGVQLAEVHASSKWVGHKISKLQEETGVRVAFLTRLGEAILPSSQTVLQEGDLVHVMMRTDDVEKVEAAFAQGPEEEGGH, from the coding sequence GTGCACATCGTCATCATGGGCTGCGGAAGAGTGGGTTCCGCTCTTGCCCAGACCCTGGAGCAACAGGGCCACACGGTCGCCGTGATCGACCAGGACCCCACCGCCTTCCGCCGGCTGGGCCCGGGATTCGGCGGTCGCCGGGTCACCGGGGTCGGCTTCGACCAGGACACCCTGCGCGAGGCGGGCATCGAGGAGGCCGGCGCCTTCGCCGCCGTCTCCAGCGGTGACAACTCCAACATCATCTCCGCCCGTGTGGCCCGCGAGATGTTCGGCGTGGAGAACGTCGCCGCCCGTATCTACGACCCGCGCCGCGCCGAGGTCTACCAGCGCCTGGGCATTCCCACCGTGGCCACGGTGCGCTGGACCGCGGACCAGATGCTGCGCCGGCTGCTGCCCTCCGGGGCCGAGCCGCTGTGGCGCGACCCCACCGGCGGGGTGCAGCTCGCCGAGGTGCACGCCTCCTCGAAGTGGGTCGGCCACAAGATCAGCAAGCTGCAGGAGGAGACGGGCGTCCGCGTGGCCTTCCTGACCCGGCTGGGCGAGGCGATCCTGCCGTCCTCCCAGACGGTGCTGCAGGAGGGCGACCTCGTGCATGTGATGATGCGGACGGACGACGTCGAGAAGGTCGAGGCGGCGTTCGCCCAGGGCCCGGAAGAGGAGGGCGGTCACTGA
- a CDS encoding TrkA family potassium uptake protein — MRVAIAGAGAVGRSIAGELLENGHEVLLIDKAPTAISVERVPQAEWLLADACEITSLDEAALQRCNVVIAATGDDKVNLVVSLLAKTEYGVPRVVARVNNPKNEWLFNEAWGVDVAVSTPRLMSALVEEAVSVGDLVRLLRFSHGDANLVELTLPEESALAGTQVGDVEWPEDTSLVTIIRGTRVLTPSKEDSLEAGDELLFVAAQAREEQLEELLSVRREEP, encoded by the coding sequence ATGAGGGTCGCCATTGCCGGAGCCGGCGCCGTCGGCCGCTCGATCGCGGGCGAGCTGCTGGAGAACGGCCACGAGGTTCTGCTCATCGACAAGGCCCCGACCGCCATCTCGGTGGAAAGGGTGCCGCAGGCGGAGTGGCTGCTGGCCGACGCCTGTGAGATCACGTCCCTGGACGAGGCGGCGCTGCAGCGCTGCAACGTCGTCATCGCCGCGACCGGCGACGACAAGGTCAACCTGGTCGTCTCGCTGCTCGCCAAGACGGAGTACGGCGTCCCGCGCGTCGTCGCGCGTGTCAACAACCCCAAGAACGAGTGGCTGTTCAACGAGGCCTGGGGCGTGGACGTGGCCGTCTCCACCCCGCGTCTGATGTCGGCCCTGGTCGAGGAGGCGGTCTCGGTCGGCGACCTGGTCCGTCTGCTCCGCTTCAGCCACGGCGACGCCAACCTCGTCGAACTGACCCTGCCCGAGGAGTCGGCCCTGGCCGGCACCCAGGTCGGCGATGTGGAGTGGCCCGAGGACACCTCCCTGGTCACGATCATCCGCGGCACCCGCGTGCTGACCCCCTCCAAGGAGGACTCCCTGGAGGCGGGCGACGAACTCCTCTTCGTGGCCGCACAGGCCAGGGAGGAGCAACTGGAGGAGCTGCTGTCGGTGCGGCGGGAAGAGCCCTGA
- a CDS encoding DUF3159 domain-containing protein, whose translation MTSLDKPTEEAGQAPADDVRAVTEAALFEAFGGVRGMVETVVPGLLFVAIFTVSKDLHVSAIAALIVSLVLVVVRLAMKDTVKHAFSGVFGVAFGVVFAMFTGNAKDFYLPGMLYTLGLALAYIVTTLAGVPLIGLILGPVFKENLSWRTRNPGRKKAYAKASWAWGLILLAKCAILFPLYWWSDTAKLGWVLVALKIPPFLLAVWLTWVFLAKAPAPIDVFAEMEAEEQAEKERKAALAAEGGDGSGGRHRRDA comes from the coding sequence GTGACGTCCCTCGACAAGCCGACCGAAGAAGCCGGTCAGGCGCCGGCCGACGACGTCCGGGCGGTGACCGAGGCCGCGCTGTTCGAGGCCTTCGGCGGGGTCCGCGGCATGGTCGAGACGGTCGTGCCGGGCCTGCTGTTCGTCGCGATCTTCACGGTCAGCAAGGACCTGCACGTGTCGGCGATCGCCGCGCTGATCGTCTCTCTGGTGCTGGTCGTGGTCCGGCTCGCCATGAAGGACACCGTCAAGCACGCCTTCAGCGGTGTGTTCGGCGTGGCCTTCGGTGTCGTGTTCGCGATGTTCACCGGCAACGCCAAGGACTTCTACCTCCCCGGCATGCTCTACACGCTGGGCCTGGCGCTGGCGTACATCGTCACCACCCTCGCCGGTGTGCCGCTGATCGGTCTCATCCTCGGCCCGGTCTTCAAGGAGAACCTCTCCTGGCGCACCCGCAATCCCGGCCGCAAGAAGGCCTATGCGAAGGCCAGTTGGGCCTGGGGCCTGATCCTGCTCGCCAAGTGCGCGATCCTCTTCCCGCTCTACTGGTGGTCCGACACCGCCAAGCTCGGCTGGGTCCTGGTCGCCCTGAAGATCCCGCCGTTCCTGCTGGCGGTCTGGCTCACCTGGGTCTTCCTCGCGAAGGCCCCTGCGCCCATCGACGTCTTCGCCGAGATGGAGGCCGAGGAGCAGGCCGAGAAGGAGCGCAAGGCGGCGCTGGCCGCCGAGGGCGGTGACGGGTCCGGCGGACGCCACCGCAGGGACGCGTAG
- a CDS encoding OB-fold nucleic acid binding domain-containing protein, translated as MSAVPRSEKPAGRFRRMLDRLSSSQEDLESEELREDAETAGCTKIGDCHDRQIVTVTGTLRTVTLRPRAGVPALEAELFDGSAALDVVWLGRRSIVGIEPGRKLIASGRISMSRGRRVLFNPKYELRPLGRE; from the coding sequence ATGAGTGCTGTTCCTCGTTCCGAAAAGCCGGCCGGCCGGTTCCGGCGCATGCTCGACCGGCTCTCCTCGTCGCAGGAGGACCTGGAGTCCGAGGAACTGCGCGAGGACGCCGAGACGGCGGGCTGCACGAAGATCGGTGACTGCCACGACCGGCAGATCGTCACCGTAACTGGTACCTTGCGCACGGTCACCTTGCGACCGCGCGCCGGGGTCCCGGCCCTGGAGGCCGAGCTGTTCGACGGCTCCGCCGCGCTGGACGTGGTGTGGCTCGGCAGGCGTTCCATCGTGGGCATCGAACCGGGGCGCAAGCTGATCGCTTCGGGCCGGATCTCGATGAGCCGGGGCCGCCGCGTGCTGTTCAACCCGAAATACGAACTGCGACCCCTTGGACGGGAGTAG
- a CDS encoding response regulator: MTRVLVVDDEPQIVRALVINLKARKYEVDAAPDGRTALELAASRHPDAVVLDLGLPDMDGVEVIKGLRGWTRVPILVLSARHSSDEKVEALDAGADDYVTKPFGMDELLARLRAAVRRAEPVGPGEDNLTTVETEGFTVDLAAKKVNRAGKDVRLTPTEWHLLEVLVRNTGRLVSQKQLLQEVWGPSYGTETNYLRVYMAQLRRKLETDPSHPKHFITEPGMGYRFEK, encoded by the coding sequence ATGACCCGGGTCCTCGTGGTCGACGACGAGCCGCAGATCGTGCGCGCCCTCGTGATCAACCTCAAGGCGCGCAAGTACGAGGTCGACGCGGCCCCCGACGGCAGGACCGCCCTCGAACTCGCCGCCTCCCGCCACCCCGACGCGGTCGTGCTCGACCTGGGTCTGCCCGACATGGACGGCGTCGAGGTGATCAAGGGGCTGCGCGGCTGGACGCGCGTGCCCATCCTGGTGCTGTCCGCCCGGCACTCCTCCGACGAGAAGGTGGAGGCGCTCGACGCGGGCGCCGACGACTACGTCACCAAGCCCTTCGGCATGGACGAGCTGCTGGCCCGGCTGCGGGCCGCCGTGCGCCGGGCCGAGCCGGTCGGGCCCGGCGAGGACAACCTGACGACCGTCGAGACCGAGGGCTTCACCGTCGACCTGGCCGCCAAGAAGGTCAACCGCGCCGGCAAGGACGTCCGGCTCACCCCGACCGAGTGGCATCTGCTGGAGGTGCTGGTCCGCAACACCGGCCGGCTGGTCAGCCAGAAGCAGCTGCTGCAGGAGGTGTGGGGGCCGTCGTACGGCACCGAGACGAACTACCTGCGCGTGTACATGGCCCAGCTGCGCCGCAAGCTGGAGACGGACCCGTCGCACCCGAAGCACTTCATCACCGAGCCGGGGATGGGATACCGGTTCGAGAAGTGA
- a CDS encoding sensor histidine kinase KdpD, giving the protein MARGKLRIYLGAAPGVGKTYAMLSEAHRRVERGTDCVVGFVEHHDRPRTEVMLHGLEQVPRKRLEYRDTVFSEMDIDAVLRRAPAVALVDELAHTNIPGSRNAKRWQDVEELLAAGIDVISTVNIQHLESLGDVVESITGIRQQETVPDEVVRRADQIELVDMSPQALRRRMAHGNIYQPDKVDAALSNYFRPGNLTALRELALLWVADRVDEYLNAYRSEHRVSRIWGSRERIVVGLTGGPEGRTLIRRAARLAEKGAGGEVLAVYIARSDGLTSASPKELAVQRTLVEDLGGTFHHVVGDDIPAALLDFARGVNATQIVLGSSRRKAWQYVLGPGVGSTVARESGPDLDVHIVTHEEVAKGRGLPVARGARLGRSRIISGWLAGLGGPVALVVLLNAVDVGLANDMLLFLTVTVAAALLGGLLPALASVAFGSLLLNYYYTPPLHKWTIADPKNIVAIAIFLCVAVSVASVVDLAARRTHQAARLRAESEILSFLAGNVLRGETSLEELLERVRETFAMESAALLERASDVEPWTCAGRAGFGRPLERPEDADVDMPVGDHMALALTGRVLPAEDRRVLAAFAAQAAVALDRRRLQEEADQARALAEGNRIRTALLAAVSHDLRTPLAGIKAAVSSLRSDDVAWSEEDQAELLQGIEEGADRLDHLVGNLLDMSRLQTGTVTPLIREIDLDEVVPMALGGVPEDSVELDIPETLPMVEVDPGLLERSVANLVENAVKYSPRGRPVLVSASAIADRVEVRIVDRGPGVPDEAKDRIFEPFQRYGDAPRGAGVGLGLAVARGFAEAMGGTLNAEDTPGGGLTMVLSLRAAGSHPEPFPAGEHIAEPPVGEDIAEPERQTL; this is encoded by the coding sequence ATGGCACGCGGCAAGCTTCGGATCTACCTCGGTGCGGCACCTGGTGTGGGCAAGACCTACGCCATGCTCTCCGAGGCGCACCGCCGCGTGGAGCGGGGCACCGACTGCGTCGTGGGCTTCGTCGAGCACCATGACCGGCCGCGTACCGAGGTGATGCTGCACGGTCTGGAACAGGTGCCGCGCAAGCGGCTGGAGTACCGGGACACCGTCTTCAGCGAGATGGACATCGACGCCGTACTGCGCCGGGCCCCCGCCGTCGCCCTGGTGGACGAACTCGCCCACACCAACATCCCCGGCTCGCGCAACGCCAAGCGCTGGCAGGACGTCGAGGAACTGCTCGCCGCGGGCATCGACGTGATCTCCACCGTCAACATCCAGCACCTGGAGTCACTCGGCGACGTCGTCGAGTCGATCACGGGGATACGGCAGCAGGAGACCGTGCCGGACGAGGTGGTACGGCGGGCCGACCAGATCGAGCTGGTCGACATGTCGCCCCAGGCGCTGCGCCGCCGCATGGCGCACGGCAACATCTACCAGCCGGACAAGGTCGACGCGGCCCTGTCCAACTACTTCCGCCCCGGGAATCTGACCGCGCTGCGCGAGCTGGCGCTGCTGTGGGTGGCCGACCGGGTCGACGAGTACCTGAACGCCTACCGCAGCGAGCACCGGGTCTCCAGGATCTGGGGCTCCCGCGAGCGGATCGTGGTCGGGCTGACCGGCGGCCCCGAGGGCCGCACTCTGATACGGCGTGCCGCGCGGCTGGCCGAGAAGGGCGCCGGCGGCGAGGTGCTCGCCGTCTACATAGCCCGCAGCGACGGCCTGACCTCGGCCTCCCCGAAGGAGCTGGCCGTCCAGCGCACCCTCGTGGAGGATCTCGGCGGCACCTTCCACCATGTCGTCGGCGACGACATACCGGCCGCCCTGCTGGACTTCGCGCGCGGTGTCAACGCCACCCAGATCGTGCTCGGCTCCTCGCGCCGCAAGGCCTGGCAGTACGTCCTGGGGCCCGGCGTCGGCTCCACGGTCGCCCGCGAGTCGGGACCCGACCTCGACGTCCACATCGTGACCCACGAGGAGGTCGCCAAGGGACGCGGACTGCCCGTCGCCAGGGGCGCCCGGCTCGGCCGGTCCCGGATCATCTCGGGCTGGCTGGCCGGGCTCGGCGGCCCGGTCGCGCTGGTGGTGCTGCTGAACGCCGTCGACGTCGGCCTCGCCAACGACATGCTGCTGTTCCTGACCGTCACGGTCGCGGCGGCCCTGCTCGGCGGCCTGCTGCCCGCGCTGGCCTCGGTGGCCTTCGGCTCGCTGCTGCTGAACTACTACTACACACCGCCGCTGCACAAGTGGACGATCGCCGACCCGAAGAACATCGTGGCCATAGCGATCTTCCTGTGCGTCGCCGTGTCGGTGGCCTCGGTGGTGGACCTCGCGGCCCGGCGCACCCATCAGGCGGCCAGGCTGCGCGCCGAGTCGGAGATCCTCTCCTTTCTCGCCGGGAACGTGCTGCGCGGGGAGACCAGCCTGGAGGAGCTGCTGGAGCGGGTCCGGGAGACCTTCGCGATGGAGTCGGCCGCGCTGCTGGAGCGGGCGAGCGACGTCGAGCCGTGGACCTGCGCCGGGCGCGCCGGGTTCGGGCGCCCGCTGGAGCGGCCCGAGGACGCCGACGTCGACATGCCCGTCGGGGACCACATGGCGCTCGCGCTCACCGGCCGGGTGCTGCCCGCCGAGGACCGCCGGGTGCTCGCCGCCTTCGCCGCGCAGGCCGCCGTCGCCCTGGACCGCCGGCGCCTGCAGGAGGAGGCCGACCAGGCCCGCGCGCTCGCCGAGGGCAACCGCATCCGCACGGCCCTGCTGGCCGCCGTCAGCCACGATCTGCGCACCCCTCTGGCCGGCATCAAGGCCGCCGTCTCCTCGCTGCGCTCCGACGACGTGGCCTGGTCCGAGGAGGACCAGGCGGAGCTGCTGCAGGGCATCGAGGAGGGCGCCGACCGGCTGGACCACCTCGTCGGCAACCTGCTCGACATGTCCCGCCTGCAGACCGGCACGGTCACCCCGCTGATCCGCGAGATCGACCTGGACGAGGTGGTGCCGATGGCCCTGGGCGGCGTGCCCGAGGACAGTGTCGAACTGGACATCCCCGAGACGCTGCCGATGGTCGAGGTCGACCCCGGGCTGCTGGAGCGGTCCGTGGCCAACCTGGTGGAGAACGCCGTCAAGTACAGCCCGCGCGGGCGGCCCGTGCTGGTCTCCGCCAGCGCCATCGCCGACCGCGTCGAGGTGCGCATCGTGGACCGCGGGCCGGGCGTGCCGGACGAGGCGAAGGACAGGATATTCGAGCCCTTCCAGCGGTACGGTGACGCTCCTCGCGGTGCCGGGGTGGGACTCGGACTCGCGGTCGCCCGGGGCTTCGCCGAGGCCATGGGCGGCACCCTCAACGCCGAGGACACACCAGGTGGCGGACTCACCATGGTCCTCAGCCTCCGCGCGGCAGGATCGCATCCCGAGCCGTTTCCGGCGGGGGAGCACATCGCAGAGCCTCCCGTCGGGGAGGACATCGCAGAACCAGAAAGGCAGACCCTATGA
- a CDS encoding DUF3710 domain-containing protein codes for MFGRRNKKGAAEDAAGEAEQVVDSVDTEADEEEAERERVRLEPGPRPDGPWDSEEVRDAAEGRVDLGGMFVPGVDGMELRVEVAGDAIVAATVVLRDSAIQLQAFAAPKREGIWGEVREEIGSGITQQGGIVDEVEGPLGWELRAQVPVQLPDGTGGFQVVRFVGVDGPRWFLRGVISGQGAVQPQAAGLLEQIFRDTVVVRGEGPMAPRDPIVLKLPNDAQMVPEGIQQEEGSRFSGGMGQLQRGPEITEVR; via the coding sequence GTGTTCGGACGTCGCAACAAGAAGGGTGCCGCCGAGGACGCGGCCGGCGAGGCCGAGCAGGTCGTCGACAGCGTCGACACCGAGGCGGACGAGGAAGAGGCCGAGCGCGAGCGCGTCCGGCTGGAGCCCGGGCCCCGGCCCGACGGGCCCTGGGACAGCGAAGAGGTGCGCGATGCGGCCGAGGGCCGCGTGGACCTCGGCGGGATGTTCGTCCCGGGCGTGGACGGGATGGAGCTGCGGGTCGAGGTCGCCGGTGACGCGATCGTCGCCGCGACCGTCGTGCTGCGCGACAGCGCCATCCAGCTCCAGGCGTTCGCCGCGCCCAAGCGCGAGGGCATCTGGGGTGAGGTCCGCGAGGAGATCGGCTCCGGTATCACCCAGCAGGGTGGCATCGTCGACGAGGTCGAGGGCCCGCTCGGCTGGGAGTTGCGCGCCCAGGTGCCGGTGCAGCTGCCCGACGGCACCGGCGGCTTCCAGGTCGTACGGTTCGTCGGTGTGGACGGCCCGCGCTGGTTCCTGCGCGGTGTGATCTCCGGCCAGGGTGCCGTGCAGCCGCAGGCCGCGGGTCTGCTGGAGCAGATCTTCCGCGACACGGTCGTGGTCCGCGGCGAGGGCCCGATGGCGCCCCGCGACCCGATCGTCCTCAAGCTGCCCAACGACGCGCAGATGGTCCCCGAGGGCATCCAGCAGGAGGAGGGCTCGCGCTTCTCCGGCGGCATGGGGCAGCTCCAGCGGGGACCGGAGATCACGGAAGTCCGCTGA
- the dut gene encoding dUTP diphosphatase, protein MSPLDVLLRRVDPDVPIPAYEHPGDAGADLRTTEACELKPGERAVLPTGVSIALPEGYAAFVHPRSGLAARCGVALVNAPGTVDAGYRGEIKVIVVNLDPRDSVRFERFDRIAQLVVQQVERVRFQEVAELPGSARAEGGFGSTGGHAAVGDEGGTSGRAVDGGPTGGNRYASVVSDREGQ, encoded by the coding sequence GTGAGCCCTCTCGACGTACTCCTCCGCCGAGTCGACCCGGACGTACCCATTCCGGCGTACGAGCACCCCGGGGACGCCGGAGCCGATCTGCGCACCACCGAGGCGTGCGAACTGAAGCCCGGCGAGCGGGCCGTACTGCCCACGGGGGTGTCGATCGCGCTGCCCGAGGGGTACGCGGCCTTCGTGCATCCACGCTCCGGCCTCGCCGCACGCTGCGGTGTCGCCCTCGTGAATGCCCCGGGGACGGTTGATGCCGGGTACCGTGGGGAGATCAAGGTGATCGTGGTGAATCTCGACCCGCGCGACAGCGTGCGGTTCGAGCGCTTCGACCGGATTGCCCAACTGGTCGTCCAGCAGGTCGAGAGGGTCCGCTTCCAGGAGGTGGCGGAACTTCCCGGCTCGGCGCGGGCCGAAGGGGGCTTCGGGTCCACCGGTGGCCATGCCGCGGTGGGCGACGAGGGCGGCACAAGCGGTCGGGCCGTCGATGGCGGTCCGACGGGTGGGAATCGATACGCTTCGGTCGTATCCGACCGGGAAGGACAGTGA
- a CDS encoding PaaI family thioesterase, which translates to MSGSSARLQPPADAVKPVRHPDAPAPGELLGAHYEHCFGCGPGQPHGLHMEARAGKGVSLTAEFTVQPAHQGAPGLAHGGVLTTALDETLGSLNWLLRTIAVTGRLETDFVRPVPLGTTLYLEAEVTAVAGRKIYSTATGRIGAPDGPVAVRADALFIEVKVDHFIDHGRTEEIQAAMSDPDQIRRARAFEVNP; encoded by the coding sequence GTGAGTGGTAGTTCCGCACGTCTTCAGCCTCCCGCCGACGCGGTGAAACCGGTACGGCACCCCGACGCACCCGCGCCCGGGGAACTCCTCGGTGCCCACTACGAACACTGTTTCGGTTGTGGCCCCGGGCAGCCGCACGGACTGCACATGGAGGCCCGGGCCGGCAAGGGTGTGTCGCTGACCGCCGAGTTCACCGTCCAGCCCGCCCACCAGGGCGCCCCGGGCCTCGCGCACGGCGGAGTGCTCACCACGGCCCTCGACGAGACCCTCGGCTCGCTGAACTGGCTGCTGCGCACCATCGCCGTCACCGGCCGCCTGGAGACCGACTTCGTACGGCCCGTCCCCCTGGGCACCACGCTGTACTTGGAGGCCGAGGTCACCGCCGTCGCCGGGCGGAAGATCTACTCCACCGCCACCGGACGCATCGGCGCCCCCGACGGGCCCGTCGCCGTCCGCGCCGACGCCCTCTTCATCGAGGTCAAGGTCGACCACTTCATCGACCACGGCCGCACGGAGGAGATCCAGGCCGCGATGAGCGACCCGGACCAGATCCGGCGCGCCCGCGCCTTCGAGGTGAACCCGTGA
- a CDS encoding DUF3093 domain-containing protein — MQLSATPYEERLTTPRSWWLISFLVGVSFALILLPFGTLPLLGGLVGGTAAAAVVASAYGSLRIRVVGDSLIAGEAKIPVSALGKAEVLDAEEARAWRTYKADTRAFLLLRAYIPTALKVEVTDPDDPTPYLYLSTREPERLAAAIEAARTANA, encoded by the coding sequence ATGCAGCTCTCCGCCACCCCGTACGAAGAACGCCTGACCACCCCCCGCTCATGGTGGCTGATCAGCTTTCTCGTGGGTGTCTCGTTCGCCCTGATCCTGCTCCCGTTCGGCACCCTGCCGCTGCTCGGCGGCCTGGTCGGCGGTACGGCCGCGGCGGCGGTGGTCGCCAGTGCGTACGGCTCGCTGCGGATCCGTGTCGTGGGTGACTCACTCATCGCGGGCGAGGCGAAGATCCCGGTGTCGGCGCTGGGCAAGGCGGAGGTGCTGGACGCGGAGGAGGCCCGCGCCTGGCGGACGTACAAGGCCGACACCCGCGCGTTCCTGCTGCTGCGCGCCTACATCCCCACGGCGCTGAAGGTGGAGGTCACGGACCCGGACGACCCGACGCCGTACCTGTATCTGTCGACGCGGGAGCCGGAGCGGCTGGCGGCGGCGATCGAGGCGGCCCGCACGGCGAACGCCTAG
- a CDS encoding DUF4193 domain-containing protein translates to MATDYDTPRKTDDDVDSDSLEELKARRNDKSTSAVDVDEFEAAEGLELPGADLSNEELAVRVLPKQQDEFTCMSCFLVHHRSQLAREKNGQPICRDCD, encoded by the coding sequence ATGGCAACCGATTACGACACTCCACGCAAGACCGACGACGACGTCGACTCGGACAGTCTCGAAGAGCTGAAGGCTCGGCGGAACGACAAGTCCACCTCGGCGGTGGACGTCGACGAGTTCGAGGCCGCCGAAGGCCTCGAACTGCCCGGCGCCGACCTGTCGAACGAGGAGCTGGCCGTCCGGGTGCTGCCCAAGCAGCAGGACGAGTTCACCTGCATGAGCTGCTTCCTGGTGCACCACCGCAGCCAGCTGGCCCGTGAGAAGAACGGTCAGCCGATCTGCCGCGACTGCGACTGA
- a CDS encoding HAMP domain-containing sensor histidine kinase — protein MAATPAPAQAPPKPTWDPRRPQAPFPWLRPTIRIRLTLLYGGMFLIAGILLLSIIYLLAAQAISTGNQPLFKIVSGTSIRVSSDNCPAINTTSLPLSDFNDAIAHCVDQQRQTALDDLLSRSLLALLGLAVIAFAFGYAMAGRVLSPLGRITRTARQVAGSDLSRRIELDGPDDELKELADTFDDMLERLQRAFTAQQRFVGNASHELRTPLAINRTLLEVHLSDPNAPVELQQLGKTLLATNERSEQLVEGLLLLARSDNQIVERKPVDLAEVATQAIDQAHGEAEVKGVKIRGERRPAVVQGNGVLLERIALNLVQNAVRYNVSEDGWVEVATEVQHGQAVLTVTNTGPVVPAYEIDNLFEPFRRLRTERTGSDKGVGLGLSIARSVARAHGGHIVAQPREGGGLVMRVTLPL, from the coding sequence ATGGCCGCGACACCCGCGCCGGCGCAGGCGCCACCGAAGCCCACCTGGGACCCCCGCAGACCACAGGCCCCGTTCCCGTGGCTGCGCCCCACCATCCGGATACGGCTCACGCTGCTGTACGGCGGCATGTTCCTGATCGCCGGCATCCTGCTGCTGTCGATCATCTACCTGCTCGCCGCGCAGGCCATCAGCACCGGCAACCAGCCCCTGTTCAAGATCGTCAGCGGTACGTCGATACGGGTCTCCAGCGACAACTGCCCCGCGATCAACACCACCAGCCTGCCGCTGTCGGACTTCAACGACGCGATCGCCCACTGCGTGGACCAGCAGCGCCAGACGGCCCTGGACGACCTGCTCAGCCGCTCGCTGCTGGCCCTGCTGGGCCTCGCCGTGATCGCCTTCGCGTTCGGCTACGCGATGGCCGGCCGGGTGCTGTCCCCGCTCGGCCGGATCACCCGCACCGCCCGTCAGGTGGCCGGCTCCGACCTGTCCCGGCGGATCGAGCTGGACGGCCCGGACGACGAGCTGAAGGAGCTGGCGGACACCTTCGACGACATGCTGGAGCGGCTGCAGCGGGCCTTCACCGCCCAGCAGCGCTTCGTCGGCAACGCCTCCCACGAGCTGCGCACCCCGCTCGCGATCAACAGAACGCTCCTCGAAGTACACCTGTCGGATCCGAACGCCCCGGTGGAGCTGCAACAGCTCGGCAAGACGCTGCTGGCCACCAATGAACGCAGCGAGCAGCTGGTGGAGGGCCTGCTGCTGCTCGCCCGCAGCGACAACCAGATCGTCGAGCGCAAGCCGGTCGACCTGGCCGAGGTGGCCACCCAGGCCATCGACCAGGCGCACGGTGAGGCCGAGGTCAAGGGCGTGAAGATCCGAGGTGAGCGCAGGCCCGCCGTGGTGCAGGGCAACGGCGTCCTGCTGGAGCGGATCGCGCTGAACCTGGTCCAGAACGCGGTGCGGTACAACGTGAGCGAAGATGGCTGGGTCGAGGTGGCCACCGAGGTCCAGCACGGGCAGGCGGTGCTGACGGTCACGAACACCGGGCCGGTGGTGCCGGCGTACGAGATCGACAACCTCTTCGAGCCGTTCAGGCGGCTCCGCACGGAGCGCACGGGCAGCGACAAGGGTGTCGGACTCGGCCTGTCCATCGCCCGGTCCGTGGCCCGCGCGCACGGCGGCCATATCGTGGCGCAGCCGCGCGAGGGCGGCGGCCTGGTGATGCGGGTCACCTTGCCGCTGTGA
- a CDS encoding response regulator transcription factor: protein MRVLVVEDEQLLADAVATGLRREAMAVDVVYDGAAALERIGVNDYDVVVLDRDLPLVHGDDVCRKIVELGMATRVLMLTASGDVSDRVEGLEIGADDYLPKPFAFSELIARVRALGRRTSVPLPPVLERAGIKLDPNRREVFREGKEIQLAPKEFAVLEVLMRSEGTVVSAEQLLEKAWDENTDPFTNVVRVTVMTLRRKLGEPPVIVTVPGSGYRI, encoded by the coding sequence GTGCGCGTACTCGTCGTCGAGGACGAGCAGCTGCTCGCCGATGCGGTGGCCACCGGACTGCGCCGGGAGGCCATGGCCGTCGACGTCGTGTACGACGGTGCGGCCGCCCTGGAGCGCATCGGCGTCAACGACTACGACGTGGTCGTCCTAGACCGCGACCTCCCGCTCGTGCACGGCGACGACGTCTGCCGCAAGATCGTCGAGCTGGGCATGGCCACCCGCGTGCTGATGCTGACGGCCTCCGGCGACGTCAGTGACCGTGTCGAGGGCCTGGAGATCGGCGCCGACGACTATCTGCCCAAGCCCTTCGCGTTCAGCGAGCTGATCGCGCGCGTGCGCGCCCTCGGCCGCCGGACGAGCGTGCCCCTGCCGCCGGTCCTGGAGCGCGCCGGGATCAAGCTGGACCCCAACCGTCGCGAGGTCTTCCGCGAGGGCAAGGAGATCCAGCTCGCGCCCAAGGAGTTCGCGGTGCTGGAGGTGCTCATGCGCAGTGAGGGCACGGTCGTCTCGGCCGAGCAGCTGCTGGAGAAGGCCTGGGACGAGAACACGGACCCGTTCACCAACGTCGTGCGCGTCACCGTGATGACCCTGCGCCGCAAGCTCGGCGAGCCACCGGTGATCGTCACGGTCCCCGGCTCGGGCTACCGGATCTGA